The genomic stretch CAAGCTGCTGTTGCTCTAAGGAACGCTGACAAAGTCTACATAATCGGTTACAGTTTGCCAGAAGCCGATATCGCAGCTCAAAGTCTTATAACAACAAATCTTAGAACTAACACTAAATGCAAAAACATTGTGGTAGTAAATCCTAATAAAGAGACGCTTTCGAGGTATGAAGAACTTATAGGAAACAGCATCAAGAAAGTGGAACACACTTTTCAAGACTGGGTATAAATGAGCAAAACTTTTTACATTCTTACCTATAGTTACCAGATGAATGTTTATGATTCAAGAGTTATCAAAAAGTAGATTTAAGTTGAAAAAGTATAGGAAAAAATGATTACAAATTACAGATTGAGGTATGGAGAATAGAAACTTTCATATCCTCACCTACGGGTGTCAGATGAATGTTTATGATTCAAGGATTGTGGCTGAGATTTTGAATAGAGATGGATATAAAGAGACGGATGATGTCAACAATGCAGATGTGATTATTGTGAATACCTGCAGTGTTAGGGAACATGCAGAACAGAAGGCACTGGGTAGGATTGGTAATCTACAAAAGCTGAGAAAGGAAAACCCGCATCTCCTTATTGGTGTTGTTGGCTGTATGGCACAAAATTTGGGTAATAGTATTAAAGGGGTAGATTTTGTTGTCGGACCTTCAAATTATAAACTGTTGCCAGAAATATTGAGGAATATGATTTTTATGGAGTGCAACAACGGTGTTGTTGCAAAAAATAGGGCAAAATGTTGTTATACCGACAAGAGTTTAGAGTCGTATTCTGAGATATTTCCTGAGCCTGATAACAAAGTGACCGCTTTTGTCTCTGTTATGCGTGGATGTGATAATTACTGCTCTTATTGTATTGTGCCTTATGTTAGAGGGAGAAAGAGGTCAAGACCGCATTCTGATATATTAAAAGAGATTGAACACTTTGTAAAACGAGGAATAAAGGAGGTTACACTGCTTGGACAATCGGTGAATGAATACAATGATGAGGAAGTCAGTTTTACAGAACTCTTGAGGCTTATTGATGATACTGGGATTCAGCGTGTCAGGTTTACGAGTTCACATCTCCACGGGATCCTTCGGACTAAAAATATGGGTCAGGAGCTAATTGATGTAATAAGAGATGGTAAAAATATATGTGAATGGCTGCATTTACCTTTGCAGTCTGGGTCTAATACAATACTTGAAAGGATGAATAGAAGATATACAAAAGAAGAATACAGTGATTGGGTTTATAAGATAAGAGAGGCAATTCCAGATGTCTCAGTCACTACTGATATTATGGTAGGCTTTCCGGGTGAGACCAACGAAGACTTTAATGAGACACTTAAATTAGTTAAAACAATTAAATTTGATTTTGCTTATATGTTTAAATATTCTGAAAGAGAGCCAACCTCTGCTTATCATATGAAACCAAAAGTTGCAGAAGATATAAAGAATGATAGACTTACTAAACTCATAGAGGTGCAAAATAAAATTACATATGAGAGGAATAGTGAACTTGTAGGGAAGACAGTTGAAGTTTTAGTTGAAGGTAATAGCAAACGCGGTAACTCACTTTATGGTAGGACGCGGACAAATAAAGTAGTCGTCTTTGATGGCAACGCCTTACCGGGCGATTTTGTAGATGTCAAAGTAAAACAGTTACACGGCTGGACTCCATACGGCCTGCTTTGCGGCAAGGCGGGTGAAATCCAAAGTTAAGCTAAAGAAGAAAGAATGTGTTTATCATTAAACAAATTGCGTCTATCTGCGTCCATCTGCGGTTAATGCATACTAAGCTTTTGTTACCTGTTATAGTGGGTCCTACTGGGGTTGGTAAGACAGAAATTGCAATTGAAGTAGCAATTAGACTCAATGCTGAAATAATATCGTGTGACTCACGCCAAGTTTATAAATACATGGATATAGGAACTGCAAAACCGACAAAGGCGCAACAAATCAGAGTGCCACACCATATGATAGATGTGGTAACTCCGGATGTTGATTATAATGCTTGGGATTATGCAAAGGAAGCAAGGAGTGTAATAAATGAAGTTGTAAAAAGAGAAAAAGTACCACTCGTAGTGGGTGGGTCTGGTTTATATTTACGTGCCCTTATTGATGGGTTCTTTCAAGTACCAAAGCCGCCACAAATTATACGAGAGAGGTTGAGGAGAGAATCGCCGTCTGAACTTTACAGAAGGCTAATTGAAGTAGATAAAGTTACAGCTGATAAACTACATCCAAATGATACACAGCGAATAATGAGGGCAATTGAAGTATATGAGACAACAAAGATTCCAATGTCTGAGTTAAAAGCGACAAGAGTGCCATTTAATTGCGACCCAATATATGTAGGGCTTACTATGCCGATGACTCTATTATACAATCGAATAGAGAATAGGGTAGACTTGATGATTGAAAATGGATTCATTAATGAAGTAAAGTCACTTCTTGATAAAGGGTATTCACCAGAGCTTAATTCACTTCAAACAATAGGGTATAAGGAGGTAGTAGCTTATTTACAGGATAAAATAACTCTTGATGAAGCCGTAAGGTTAATCAAGCAAAATACTTGTAGGTATGCCAAGCGCCAGCTGACATGGTTTAGAGCCCTCCTTGACATCAAATGGATAGAGCTATCAGATAAAGTAATGTCAAATATCAAAACTCAAATAGCAAATATCTTTATTCATGCTCATTCGTTTAATAAATCACTTGACATCTTACTTTGAGTTAATTATAATAAGCCAAAATGGCAGTCAACCTGATAAAAAACATAAAGGAAGCTGAGCATGAGGCAGAAAATATTATTAAAAAGGCAGAAGAAGAGAAATTGAAAATTTTAAAGAAGGCACAAGAAGAGCAAAATAAAGAGTTACACGAGGTTGTCAGCAGACGCGAACTCGCATTAAAGAAAGCAATTGAGGAAGCCAAAAAAGAAGCTGCTAATGAGATAGAAAGTATTAAAAAAGAAATTGAAAGAAAAAAAGAACTAATTAAAAAATACTCTTCGCAAAAAAAAGAAGCTGCAATAGCTCTTATTATAACGAAGGCTTTAGAGCTATAATGGGCATATCAAGGATGCAAAAGGTGCTGTTGGTTGTACATAGGGATGAGAAAGATAAATTATTAGAGACACTGCAAGATAAGGCAATTATACACATAAAGGACATAAAGGAAAGTACACTTTCAAAAGACTACCCTGAGTTTATTGTAGAGAAAGAAATCACTGATAAAGAAATTGAGGACCGCCTGCTTTTACTTGGAAGGGCAATAGATTATTTAAAGAAATTTAGTGCCAAAGGGTCACTTATAGACGCATTTTTACCGCAGAAGCTAACAATTACTGAGCCAATTTACAAGGAGACTATCTCTTCTAATGAGCCTTTAAAGGTTGCGAAGAAAGTAGAAACTATTGAGCAAAGGTTAGATGAAATTGATAGGGAGTATGGATTACTTATTTCCCAAAAAGAGGTTTTACTTCCCTGGCAGGCACTTGATGTTGAAGTAGAGGATATTAGCTCAACGAGATTAGCAATTTCAGTAGCTGGTGTAGTTAATAATCCACCTGATGATTGGAAAGATAGGGTTCAAAAGTTGCCAGTTGATATTGAAATTGTTAATGAAGAATTGGTAAGGGTATGGGTTCTGATTTCTTATCTGCAGGATGATGAAGTAGATGTTAAAAAGCTACTTGCTGAAATTGGGTTTGAGGCAATTTCTTTTAAAGGTTTTAAAGGAAAACCAGCGAATATCATTGCTGAACTTGAAGAAAAATTGGCACAGCTTGATAAGGAAAGAATAACACTACTTGAGGAAAGCGAATCTCTTGTGCAACAGTTAAATAAGATTCTTATCCTACACGATTATTATTCAAACTTACTTTCTAAGACTAAAATAGAAAATCTTACCCTCTCTACCCCAAGTGCTGTATGCATAGAAGGTTGGATTAGGGCAAAAGATTACAAAACATTGGCAGAGATTATAGCTCAGTTTGAGGCAGTTAGTGTATCAAAGATTGCACCAGAACCTGGAGAAAATCTGCCGGTAGAATTAGAAAACAGGAGAGGAATAAGCGTCTTTGAGTCCATAACCGAGCTTTATAGCTCACCAAATGCAACTGAATTGGACCCGTCCCCATTTTTAGCACCATTCTTTGTATTATGTTTTGCATTGTGTCTTACAGATGCTTTTTATGGGCTTATACTTGCAGGCATTTGTTTATTGCTTATGAAAAGGGTTAAGGGTGATAAAAGGTTATTGTGGGTACTGTTTGCAAGTGGAATAACAACACTATTTACTGGCGCTATAACTGGCGGCTGGTTTGGTGACTTAGGAGAAAGGTTTGGGCTTGAAGGCTTCGTGAGATTCAAGGATTGCCTACTCGTATTTAACCCAATGAAGACACCACTTACTTTTTTACTACTTTCTTTTGCAATTGGCTTTATTCAAGTATCTTTTGGATACTTTCTTGGGTTTATAAAAGCTCTACGAGAGGGTAAAATATTTGAAGGAATATCAACAAAACTGGCATGGAACATATTCTGGCTCGCTATCCTTATATTTGGATTCTCTAAAGTAGGGACAATTCATGAATTGCCACCACAAATTATAAGTGGGAGTGTGGCTATAATTGCA from bacterium encodes the following:
- the miaB gene encoding tRNA (N6-isopentenyl adenosine(37)-C2)-methylthiotransferase MiaB, coding for MENRNFHILTYGCQMNVYDSRIVAEILNRDGYKETDDVNNADVIIVNTCSVREHAEQKALGRIGNLQKLRKENPHLLIGVVGCMAQNLGNSIKGVDFVVGPSNYKLLPEILRNMIFMECNNGVVAKNRAKCCYTDKSLESYSEIFPEPDNKVTAFVSVMRGCDNYCSYCIVPYVRGRKRSRPHSDILKEIEHFVKRGIKEVTLLGQSVNEYNDEEVSFTELLRLIDDTGIQRVRFTSSHLHGILRTKNMGQELIDVIRDGKNICEWLHLPLQSGSNTILERMNRRYTKEEYSDWVYKIREAIPDVSVTTDIMVGFPGETNEDFNETLKLVKTIKFDFAYMFKYSEREPTSAYHMKPKVAEDIKNDRLTKLIEVQNKITYERNSELVGKTVEVLVEGNSKRGNSLYGRTRTNKVVVFDGNALPGDFVDVKVKQLHGWTPYGLLCGKAGEIQS
- the miaA gene encoding tRNA (adenosine(37)-N6)-dimethylallyltransferase MiaA, which produces MHTKLLLPVIVGPTGVGKTEIAIEVAIRLNAEIISCDSRQVYKYMDIGTAKPTKAQQIRVPHHMIDVVTPDVDYNAWDYAKEARSVINEVVKREKVPLVVGGSGLYLRALIDGFFQVPKPPQIIRERLRRESPSELYRRLIEVDKVTADKLHPNDTQRIMRAIEVYETTKIPMSELKATRVPFNCDPIYVGLTMPMTLLYNRIENRVDLMIENGFINEVKSLLDKGYSPELNSLQTIGYKEVVAYLQDKITLDEAVRLIKQNTCRYAKRQLTWFRALLDIKWIELSDKVMSNIKTQIANIFIHAHSFNKSLDILL
- a CDS encoding V-type ATP synthase subunit I; protein product: MGISRMQKVLLVVHRDEKDKLLETLQDKAIIHIKDIKESTLSKDYPEFIVEKEITDKEIEDRLLLLGRAIDYLKKFSAKGSLIDAFLPQKLTITEPIYKETISSNEPLKVAKKVETIEQRLDEIDREYGLLISQKEVLLPWQALDVEVEDISSTRLAISVAGVVNNPPDDWKDRVQKLPVDIEIVNEELVRVWVLISYLQDDEVDVKKLLAEIGFEAISFKGFKGKPANIIAELEEKLAQLDKERITLLEESESLVQQLNKILILHDYYSNLLSKTKIENLTLSTPSAVCIEGWIRAKDYKTLAEIIAQFEAVSVSKIAPEPGENLPVELENRRGISVFESITELYSSPNATELDPSPFLAPFFVLCFALCLTDAFYGLILAGICLLLMKRVKGDKRLLWVLFASGITTLFTGAITGGWFGDLGERFGLEGFVRFKDCLLVFNPMKTPLTFLLLSFAIGFIQVSFGYFLGFIKALREGKIFEGISTKLAWNIFWLAILIFGFSKVGTIHELPPQIISGSVAIIAVGIILFGSGGPSRNLLFRIAKGGLNLYQGLSGTLSDILSYSRLMALGLVTAGLAMTVNILVELVSKMPVIGIVLAPIAFVFGHLLSIGINVLGAFVHSLRLQYAEFFTKFFDGGGKAFKPFRKEAKYILVEKGD